One genomic segment of Gossypium arboreum isolate Shixiya-1 chromosome 3, ASM2569848v2, whole genome shotgun sequence includes these proteins:
- the LOC108461397 gene encoding MLP-like protein 43, with protein MSSLNIKQITPTSNIVSETMASSALTGKIEADVEIKSSPGQFHEMFAHKPHHVHHTCYDKIQGCDLLEGEWGKVGTIISWRYVHDGKAKVSKQLVEAIDPSKNLITFREIEGDQLKEYKSFVATLQASPKNKGSGSIVHWTVEYEKLHHGIAHPETLLQFLVDASKDIDAHLTQPN; from the exons ATGTCTAGCCTAAACATCAAACAAATCACTCCCACATCAAACATCGTTAGTGAAACAATGGCGTCTTCAGCTCTGACGGGTAAGATTGAGGCAGATGTAGAGATTAAGTCTTCTCCTGGACAGTTCCATGAAATGTTCGCCCACAAACCGCACCATGTGCACCATACTTGCTATGACAAGATTCAAGGATGCGATTTACTTGAAGGTGAATGGGGAAAAGTTGGTACCATTATCAGTTGGCGTTATGTGCATG ATGGAAAGGCTAAAGTTTCAAAGCAGCTAGTTGAAGCGATAGATCCTAGTAAGAACTTGATCACTTTCAGAGAGATAGAAGGAGATCAACTGAAAGAGTATAAGAGCTTTGTAGCCACGCTTCAAGCTTCGCCTAAGAACAAGGGTAGTGGCAGCATAGTGCACTGGACTGTGGAATACGAGAAACTGCACCACGGGATTGCACATCCCGAGACTCTGTTGCAATTCTTGGTGGATGCCTCCAAGGACATTGACGCTCACCTCACCCAACCAAACTAA